The DNA window ATTCCAGTGCGTTTCTCAGGAAGCCCCCCCCGCTGCAAACGCCCTGGCcctgtttccccccccccttatcTCTGGCCGTCCATTGTGGCCATGGCTTTCTgtgggggggcggcgggggggggcgcggggggccAGGAGGGCTGCGGGTGGTGCAGATGGTGGTGGAGGCCGTGGGCTGTGGGTGAGGAGGGGGGCAGCCAGgagggctgctggctgggggGCGAGGAGGCCCAGAAGGGGCTGAAGCTGCCCGGGGGGGAGCAGGCCATGGAGGTGATGGGGCTGTTGCTGCTCTGGAGGTTTTCGGAGGTTCGCAGCTTGGAGAACATGGCGAGAGCATCCGGGAAGTTGGGCGGAGTGGCCGGCGTGTTGCTTGGGGTGCACATCTGTGGGGAGAGGAGACAGTGGGCGTCAGGTCCCCGTGGGTCACTTCGGGTCCCTAAGGGTggtttggggtccctatggacGGCTTTGGGTGCCCACGGGGTCTGCAGGAGTCATACAGCCCCACCAGCGGGTGCCAAAGCACTATGGGGGACCCCCTCATGTTGAGGGATgctcagagctgagctcagcGCAGTACTGGGGTCCCCATGCAGTGCTTGTGCTCTGGGTGAGCCCCCCCAGGGCCCAGGGTTTGCGATGGTTCCACTCCTGTGTTGGCTCAGGACTGGGGTTCCTACTCCCAGAGCTGATCCCAAAGCGGGGAATCTGGCATTGGGGGGGGGTTCAGCCCCACAGGTCCCATTCAATGAGGTGCTGACAGTGAGGAGTGGGATGTGTGAGTGCCCAGCACCACCTCCATCGTGCCAGCAGCACCGAGGACAAGCAGCTCTATTAACTACACCTTTTAGGGTATTTTCCTCCATATTATGTTGCAAAGCCAGCACTGCCCTGGCTGTGAGTTCCCTCACCAACGCACGACGTGCTCTGCCAACCCAGCACAGAAGGGACTTGCAGCAGCCCTTGTAAATGACCCTCACCGTGCTGTGCAACCAGCACTGGGCACGCTTGGCAGCAGCTCACACAACCCAAAATAGCCCATTGGGTGCTTTCCCCCCCTTCAGAAGGGGCTGGGAGCACTGGTGGGACACGGACAGCCCCCAGCAGCGGGGTGGGGGTTCTCCTCACTCTGCCACTTCCCAAAGCTGTCAGCCTGGGCACAGACCCAAACGAATGGGGGTCCCTGCAGGACCCAGCTgttccctctgcagctccttccccccCAGGAgtgcagagcaaaacaaaggaGGGCCCCCGAGGTTCCCGGTACCGCCCGGCCCTTCTGTATATCTGGCTAAATttagcagggctgtgctgagctggggagaggaggaacGACCACAGGGAGCGCGAGTGGGGCTGCAGAAGTCACACACCCAAAGCGAGGGGAACGAAAGTGCAGAGAAACTCCTCCTCATCCACCTTGGTTATAGGGGCAGGGTGCCCACTCTGACGCCCCTTCCCCTTTATCTGGGTTGCTCTGAGCACAGCGCTGGGGTTTGGTTTGTGGGGTCTCCAGGAGGAACTCTGTTGGGGTTCGGTGCTCTGATGGAAGCTGTGGGGTGCACGGATGGGAGCATTTGCACAGGGCTTTGtcctgggggggaggggggtggagaGGGAGGGGGTCCATCTGCTCTGAGAGCCCACACCCCCCATAGAggtgcagcactcagtgctgggatggggctgagcagagccagcagagTCCAGCGGTGTTTCTCCCCACAGCCTGAGGATGCTGCTAGCAATTTGGGGTCAGGAAGATCCTCcagcaggaagcacagcacCACGAGCTTCCAGCAGACCAGCTGCAGGTGCCACCTGTGCTGTTGCTATAGCAGAGGATGGGGATGTgcttgggctgtgctgggctgctccagcAATGAGTCCTCGTTCCCAGATGCTGCTGTTCAGGCTCACTTGTGTCCTCAGCACACAGGGACCTTGTGGACCAGGGGGCACCCGGGGTCAGgtgcaatggggggggggggatgcagCTTAGGCTTTGTGGGGTGGTGTTTGCAGGAttaattaaacaaaagaaagggggggaaaaaaagggctGTAACGATTTGCCCTTCTTCCTCCAGTATTGTTATTTTAGGGAGCTGTTGGCTGCTGTGGATCACAGAGCCCCTCATTGTATCCCATTGCTCGGAGCCAGAAGGGGTGGGTTTGGGGCACTCAGAGCCGTGCGGGGGGGGGAAAGCAGCAAGAAATGCCATAAATGCAACACGTGAGGATCCGGTGAGAACCACCTCCTTGTCCTCACGTGGGGCTGCGCTGCTGACACCGGCGCAGAACactgtggggccgggggggctcTGAACCCCAGAAGCGCTGTGTGGGGTGGGAGCAGAACGGGGGCCCTTTTCTGGTGCAATGGACGCAGCGCTGCCAACTGCTTTGCATGGCGCTTCCTGCAGCCTCCCGGGGCCGGTGGGGCAGAATGGCTGCACTACTTTTGagggtggttttttgtttggtgaGTCCTCCGAGGCCCGAAGCAGCTCCGcctgcctcccctccccacctctaaatggggctttttttttagGGAGGGGGCAGCTCCGGTGCGGGGTTCGACCTTCCCTCTGCCACCGGATGGAAGCACAGGGGATGAGGCACAGCTAACAGCCGTAGGGGGGCTCCATGGGACCCCCTATGCTCTGAATACAGGCAAAAGCCACAGTGGGAGCCACCCCGTTGTGAGCAAAGGGGGAAaaccagcacagggctggggggggagaaGGTAAACACAGAGGTGCGGACCGTGAGGCCCAAACTGCGGCCTGCTCAGCGCCCGTGGGACGGCCTGGATGGGTAAAGATGGGACAAACCaacacagctcagccctgctcgGTGCGATCAGCCccagaaagaaaggggaagggggggaggaggaggaggaggggggggggggaaaggaaacaGAGGACAAAATGTGCCCCCCCCGTCCCGGTGTGAGGGGAGCGGAGCCGCGGCCTTCCGCGCGGCACGGCCGCTTCCTGGCAGACATCTTAGCTCGCCGTGTTTACATTCGCCGGCTGCGTGCCGCCGGTGGCACAGCAACATGGTGGCGGGGGCTGACAGCGGGGAGCCGTGCTGGGataacgggggggggggggggggggggggggggggggggcaaagggggggtGTCGGGGGGTAATGGGGTGTAGGGGGTTACGGGGGGGGGGCTTACCatctggtggtggtggtggctgttGGGAATGTTGGTCTCCTGGAAGAAGGCGCTCAGGGCGGTCTGTGGGGGCACGGGGTGCGTGTCAGGCTGCCCACGAGGGACAAAGCGCCCCGAAGGTGAAGGAGAGCCCCAAAAGGGGCAATAGGACCAACCCCCCCCCCTTGCTATGCTCACAGGACCCCGATCCCTCACTGCCCACCCCCGTCGCCAGGCCCACACCCCCTAAACCCACTCGGaaccaaccccccccctcccccttcatGAGGTCCCCCCGCCCCTTTTTAcacccccttccctcccccccacgAATGGGTTGTGCCCCCCCCGCGGCCCAGCCGGTGGATCCGGTTACGGCCGGGGTATAAATAGGGTACAAACAGGGGCAGCCCAGCCCGAAGTGGGacctccccccctcccaaaCACCCCCTGGGGGGGTCACTGGGGGggcccgtccccccccccccctcccctttggCCAAACCCGGCGCCATCCCCGCGTGTGCGTGGGCCGCGGCCCCGTTCTGCGGGTGGGGGCGAGAAGGGAACACGGGGGTACGgcgggggggagagggggggtcCCGGCGGGGGGGTGCCCGTACCTCGAACTGCCAATGGGccgcctgcagcagctgcttggccTGGTCGGCGGCGCAGCCGGCCGCCAGCACGAACTGGTTGATCATCACCTGGTGCCGCAGCTCCTCCATGTTCACCGACATGGCGGGGCCGGCccagcgggggggggggagggg is part of the Gallus gallus isolate bGalGal1 chromosome 18, bGalGal1.mat.broiler.GRCg7b, whole genome shotgun sequence genome and encodes:
- the UBALD2 gene encoding UBA-like domain-containing protein 2, whose translation is MSVNMEELRHQVMINQFVLAAGCAADQAKQLLQAAHWQFETALSAFFQETNIPNSHHHHQMMCTPSNTPATPPNFPDALAMFSKLRTSENLQSSNSPITSMACSPPGSFSPFWASSPPSQQPSWLPPSSPTAHGLHHHLHHPQPSWPPAPPPAAPPQKAMATMDGQR